In Odocoileus virginianus isolate 20LAN1187 ecotype Illinois chromosome 12, Ovbor_1.2, whole genome shotgun sequence, the DNA window ACCTTAATACTATTcagtaaaatcattttaaaacagcTTGATCCCACTTTGGTGAACTGCTCTGCATAAAAATGGGGGGAGGGTGTTGAGATTTGCTTTGCTTTCTGTATTTCTAGTATGAGAATAACACATTAAAACAGAAATGCATAGCCATTTTGTTTAAGAAAAGTTTTATTGGCAACTGTGGAGAcggtgaattttattttattatttcgtTAAATTAATGAGAAATTCAGACCTCTGTGAGACTTAATGTGCAGGCTATATATGcttcttaaaatttaaagaaattgtttttatttacttagatGGTTAAATTCCATACTTTTGGCTGAGAAAGATGAAACATATTTGCTTGCCTTAAATGATGTTACTTTCTTTGCCAGGAATGTTAGTTTCTTTCATCTAGCCTTGCAACAAAGGGCAGAGTTTCTAGAAAAGtttgtcaaaataaataatatactcTTGAGTACTCAATGTAAGCAGGATATCCAGGTGCACTTTTATGTCTTCCTTCTGAATTTAGGATTCTATCCTTTGCACAAGAAAATACTTGTGGAGAGTAACTTATCACTGGGAAGACTGGTGATGGTATGAACAATGATGCAACATAAAAGAGTTCTTGAGTGGGAAGTAGGTTCCTTTGATCTCAGGTCAGTTTCTCTTGTACCACATTATGCTACTCCCTTGTGTCAGTCCCCTGGTTGGCTTTTGCTCAAACACTGGAATGTTTCTGATTATAACATAAATAGAAATATGAATGGGTACTCTCCTTTTCTCAGTTTCCCAGACTTTCTAGCTGCATCTTTTAAGCCACAAATGattgatttgtgttttcttctagatgaACCTGGTCTCAGAGAAACTAGGATACCTGGGAGACTGGGAGATTTAGAATCAGGAGAATATTATCTCTATCTTTCTTTACCTCTTCTATTTTTCCCATCTCTGCCTAAGAATCACTTCAATTACTCTTGCAGCattgataatttttaagaataccATCCAAAGCACAAATCAgtgataattttttgttgttacaaGGCCCGTAATATTTTTCCACGAGATAATGCACTTCAGTGGGTACTGATATCTTTCCCTATAGCttcattgttttgaaaaaaaaaggaagaattcaaAACTGGGACAGCCTTTTTCATTTAATAACTAAGAAACAAGTAAATATTACTATATCAGAAGTAGATTTTGGATGCCAATACAAATACACAAATCCAATATCAACTATATAACAGCTgtgtaaaaaaaattacttaaactttgtgaatcttagtttctttataataaaatggtTCTAGGATTTATGTGGCAGACAACAGTTGTTCTCCACTCAACAACCACTTTCCTCTACTCTGTTAATTGAATCCcaatattttagcattttatatGGACTGAAAGATCTCTTCCTGGACCCCAGGGCTAAAAcgcattcagttcatttcagttcagttcagtcactcagtcgtgtccgactctttgcgaccccatgaatcgcagcacgccaagcctccctgtccatcaccaactcccagagtttactcaaactcatgtccatcgagtcggtgatgccatccagccatcttatcctctgtcgtccccttctcctcctgcccccaatccctcccagcatcagggtcttttccaatgagtcaactcttctcatgaggtggccaaggtattagagtttcagcttcagcatcagtccttccatcagTTTAGGCCAATTATGACAATCCCCCTCTTCTTGCAAGAGGTTGAAGGATCATCACAAGACATAAATCTGAAAAGAGGTTTCAGAGGATATCAGTGGAAGGCTCCTAGAAGGAAAAACTCTATAAGGGAAATACTACCTTTTTGAACTCTATATTCAGCTGAGTGGGAAGACATTTCCTAGAATTGTAATAGCCATCTTGGGAAGGAGAAAGAACCCATGTTAAGAAGGATACAGCAGCACATTCAAGATGAACAAATAGAACGATGGAGGAAATGTGGTTCATGATGGCATTACTAAGCCACTTAATTACTGAATGTTAGAAGCATCCTATCTCTGTGTATCTTGTGTTTTGACACAATAAACTCCTTTTTGCTGACACTTTGGCTGGGTTTTATACTTTTATCCCACATATTTCTAGCAATTATGAACATCTCATTATTAAGATTACAGTAATAATTAAATGAGGAAATATATACAAAAGCCACTTGGTACATAACAGTGattaataaatattacttttattttcattgtgttttaaaaCCTTGACATTAAACTGCTATGTGAGGTATGACTATTTTAGATAGCACTTTCTatgagttgctgctgctgccaagagacttcagtcgtgtccgactctgtgcaacaccataggcagcccaccaggctcccccgtccctgggattctccaggcaagaacactggagtgggttgccatttccttctccagcgcacgaaagtgaaaaagtgaaagtgaagtcgctcagtcatgtccaactcttagcgaccccatggactgcagcctaccaggctcctccgtccatgggattttccaggcaagagtactggagtggggtgccattgccttctccactttctATTAGTAAGTCATTATAAATGTAAACTCTTAAATTTGTCCTCttaattattaatacattttagagTAGATATTTTCTAAAATGGTTTACTGCttttaggcagatttttttaatgctttactaGTTAAATGAGAATCTTCTTTGGAAATTAAATTCCTGAAGATAAAGAATATTGAGTACAATTGgctaatttattataattaacctatccaaattcaaaataaatactaATGATAATCAAAAGGCACCATGTTGCCACAGATGATAGCTTGCTATGTACCTTATAGGAAACAGGCATTATTTTCAATGAAGGCCTATCAAATTTCCTCAGTTTTGTTCCAACTGAAACATTTTCTATATAACTAACACACATTCATACTTAAGTAAAAGTATGTACaaattgttcatttcttttatagGTTGAAAAAGGAATAGAACTTACACTTTCAGAGAGCAGCTATATAGCCAAGTATTTGCTGCATGTTCTAAATATATTaatcattgattttctttattatatgaaattttaattattcttgaCAAAGTTGCTATTTGACAATACCCTgaacttttctctttcccttatgGAATTCAACATCCCTTAATTTGATAAAAAGATCTTACTGCACTACAAATCCTACATTGCTCCTCTTAAAAATGGTTCAACTGGTGGATGGTAActgtgaaataaataatttcccTCAAATTCTAAGTAAATAAGCAATTGGATACTGAAGTTGCAACTAAGTTAGCCATATTTACTAATAGTGGGTTTTCTGTATAATTTTGATGGTAATAGACATTACTTAAGCTTaacatactatattttaaaatgggcttctctgatagctcagtgataaagaatctgcctgccaatgcagcagacacaggttcgatccctggatcagaaagatcccctggagaaggaaatgcaacccactctagtattcttgtctgggaaatcccttggacagaggaacctagcaggctacagtccatgagttcacaaacagtcagacacgacttagcaactaaacaacaacaacaatatattaaaGCCTTTCAAAAAGCTTTAACCCAATCTAATATATCCTAAAATATCACTGATTTGATTTTTACTATTTAAGTGAATGCCAGTACTTATAACTGATATTAGTTTTCCTTTATACTTTTAGAAGTGTTTTCTAAAGAGTAGACACTAATATATGTATAGTAGGATGCtctcagttggaaaaaaaaatggttagatGAATTAGATGAATTTATTGGGAACACTCACAGGTACTACATGTGAAAAGGATTTTAATATGAACACAAAAGATTTAAGCATTGACAATAAATTTTTGTCACACttcaatttctatttctttttaattttgagcTAGAAATAGTTAAGGATAAATAGTGTACTCAAGATCTGCTTTCCCACACCACTGAGTAAAGAAGGACTATTTGCATGaagaaaacaatgcaaatgtgccatttatatatatttgagaaataCAAAACACACAATCAGGAATTCCTAAgcatacacatatgtacaaataaacatatatgtaatGACACTGGAAATATTTTTGCCTTCAGAAATAGCTCCTCGAAAagaattagatttctttttttgaaaaggaTTCCCCTCCCAGATGAAAAGTGTACTTTCTAAATAGATGAGGACAGGGAGAAAACCGGCATAAATCACTGAATCCAGAGGGGAGCtcaattcccttttctttctatGAATTTAACTAAATAGAGAAGTTTTCTAATATTACTTCTACTTACATTCAGGAATTAATGGAATCTAAGCCTCGGCCCTTCTGTGGTAATCTTCACCATATGCCAATTGTCCCAATTGTCTAAACTCCCTGGAGGAGCAAAATCTCACAGCACATAGGATGTGAGTACCATTATGTTAGGGTTTCAACCACTCCAGACAATAGATTACTCTTTGTAGCATTGTGTCTCAATCTTTAATGTGCATAGGAATCAGCCTaggatcttattaaaatgcagaatctGTTTGAGTAGGTCTGGGGTACTgtctgaaattctgcatttctaacaagcttccacATAATGCCCAGGCTGCTGCTCTCTGGACCGTACACTGTACAGAGATGCTGTAAACTGAGAACTCAGACTCAACTCACTGAAGGACTTGAGGTCCCCTAGATTTCCTCGAATCTTCTCAGCAGTAACTTTTGGAACGCAGTGTGTAGGATTAGTTTCTGCCTCAGGATATCATCTTGATGAGAAAGAAGTTTAAGAGCCTCTGTGATAGTCCCGATGATTAATCCTAAAACCAACCCTGCTGCCATATAGTTTAAGTTTGTGATCTTTCTCAAATTTTGACTAGGCTCCTGGTAAATGACCATTTCTAGAATACTGGATCTTAGGTCCCCGTACCCATCTTGTTCTCTCCATGTTAAAAACTAATTTCATAACCTGTCTGGCTCAGAAGGCCTGAAATCCTAAAATGAAAAGCTTACCTGTGTGCCTGGTATTCTGGACTCAGTTGATTGCCTGCTGCCAGCCCTTAAGTCATCTGCTGGAGCTTGGCACTCTACCACTGGCAGGACATCCCAAATCCTGATTGCCCACTCAGATAAAACTGGCCTAGCACCTGTCACTGCATCTCAGGgactccatttcttccaggccATCCACGGATGCTGCCTCCTGGCACCTGCACAGCCCTGCCTGCAGGGGTGTGGTCCTCAAGTGGGCAGTTTTCCCATTGTTTTGATCAGAATTCTCATAAAATCTTATTCTGCATGTCTCAGGATAATTTAGGATCCATTCTCATGTCTCAGTCCTAGATCTTATGCTGATAACTAGGTTCCAATAAAGAGTTCATACTCTTTAGTGATTTTATATTGTTATCTTCTTGCATAGGTTAGAAAATGGAATACAGGGAGAACAACATTAACTTCTTTTACCTCTATtgtggtattaaatacattccTATGTTTTAGGATCCATGAAGATCTTGAAAACTTGGTGGTTCACTGAAGAAAATTCCACAAAATCCATAAACATATTTAAACTTTAGGGTCTAGGTATACTTAAATATGTTTATGGATTTTGTGGAATTTTCTTCAGTGAACCACCAAGCTTTCAAGATCTTCATGGATCACTACTGTTAGCTTTGTCAATTATGGCTCACAAGTGACCTTCATAAATCAAAAATGGGGAGAGATTCATCTTTCCagcataaaattaaataagtatcTAAACCAAAAGCTTGAAAAGCAAGCAGGACTGTGGTTATAATTCACACTCCTTCCTCCACCTCTCCAATGGAATTAggaagaaaacagacacacagaggctAAGAAGAGGAAACCAACCTTTGTTTAACCTGTTCACTCTGTCTGCTGTATGTTTCTTctacacaatttttttaaattcttataagAATTCTTTATACCACACAATGCTGAGTCCCACAGGATTAGCCAGATTGGGAGAAGATAAATAAACTGTTCAAGATTATACAACTACCACCTGGGGGTACCTGCATTGGTACATGAGTTGAGCTCATATAAAAAgtcaagctttttattttaaatagttccAGAGTACTGAGATTACTTAACTTTAACAACTTCTGGCTGGTAAAGCTTTTGCTCTTACCTCATTTCCCAAGATATATAATAGAGTAACTATTAGGTTTGTTACAAGCAAGAATATAAGTTCCTCCTACAAGGCATTTCACAACAAATGGTATGAGAAAGGTTATCATAGTATGCCAATTTGCAAAAAGATTGTGAGATCCcatagaaagacaaattaataactaaaaaatttaaacaaaattgacGTCTGTTTGTAAGAAATTTTAGTGACTATAATTTTGTATTCCGGGACCAAAAATGTCAGTATCGTTGATGTAATGGAGAAGTATACGAGCTTTACAACTGAGTCTtacccttcctctcttcttcagtaggaaaaaagaaaagtgaaagtgttagtcattcagtcatgtctgactctttgtgaccccacggactatagcccatcagactcctctgtccatggaattctccaggcaggaatactagagtggtctgccatttccttcccttggggtcttcccaagccaggggcaACACAGCTCTCCCGCActccaggcagactctttatccaTTGAGCCATTTATCCTACTGAAGCACCTTCAGTAGGAAAGAAACCATTAAAGATTTAGAATTATAAAGCTTTGTTTtcgctgggcttccctgctggctcagacagtaaagaatcttcctgcaacgcaggagaccctggtttgatccctggatcaggaagatctagaggaagaaatgactacccactccagtattcttgcctggagaatcccacgaacagaagAGCCAAAAGTTATCACAAGAAATGACGTGGTAAAAGTGACTGGATATATAGCCTATGCCAGCTGGTATCTTTTCTCTAGGTTTAGCAATTTTCAGCCAACTTAGGCTGATGAGGTAAAAGGAGATTTGTGAATAAAATATGCACAACAGGATGGAAGTAGCTGAGATTCTCCTCCAGGAGCTGCAGTGGTATCATCACTCAGAATGCCACCGTCCTCAAGAGAAGAAGCCCTCTTCTTTCTTGTCAACAAAGGCCTCCATGTCAAACGAGTTTGGACACTAAGGAACATTCTATCACTACTTCATCACTAGGATATCTAGGAAGCTGTTTCACGGTCTATCACTTTTCCATGACTTTGTAAAATTCAAGAAGAAGAAAGTTAAATCCAATCATCATTAGACAACAACTAACAGAAGTTTATCAGTTTTCTTCCCCGACACAAATCCTTTCATAAACAGCAAGGAATATGagggacagattttttttttaggattttttattCAGGGCTACCAAATAAGGACATTTTGAATTGCTGGAACTAACCGAAAGTTCGAAGGAAAGATTTAGTTTCTATTTTGTACTTTTTGAAAACAAGTTTGAAAAAGCAGAGTAATATACActaaggagaaatcaaaagcaaaatactATCATGTAGGTATATATAATTCCTCAGGGAGAGACTGATCAGCTGAAAATGAAGCAGTATTTGGTAAGGATGATACAACAAGAGAAAAAAGCCCTCCTGCATGAAAGATTCAACGTTCTTTAACAATTTACTCATGGAAATACATTTCTTATgagtttatattaatttataattgatttcaaatatttcagtaaGTTACCTCTGAAGCTCTTTTTCACAACAGTTAATTCTGTTCAAGCTCACTGTCAGAAATAAGTGaaagattttaaagatatttttactttttaagcataggaaaaatgtcttttacaTTAAGATAATCAAAACCATTGCTCTTGGGGTATTGGGAGGTGGACTTACCAAATCCAAAAAGAAAACTCTCCTAGAACTAATAGAATTAGATTACCTTTGAATTTTCACCCCAACTTTGAATAGTCACTAAttcctttctttgctcttttgGTGTCTGCAAAGCGGTTCACTAAAGCCTGAATTGATATAATTATTGGCTCAGATTGTTAGAGATCTAGGACAGATGGCTATGGGTTTCTAAAGTCCCAGTTGCTTGTGGTAGTTTTCCTAGTTTTGCTATAGGGTTTGAGGATCAGCAATTTGAAAAGGCTACAAacttgtaaaacagtattattcaTGGGGGCAGAATGTTCATCAGCGTGACCCAGTACTAAATACATTCATTATAGGCATTTCTATTCTGCACAATTTGCCACACAGCACTGGTTTCTCgaggggggagaaaaagacaatggcttataaaatgcttttgaatGCCTAAAAAGAAGGAGAATTCATGCTGAGactcctctgctttcttttttggaAAGAATCTTCTTAGTTACTTTAGCTGAGCTCTGCTGAGAGTAAGCAAagtggaaaaatcagaaaattactttttttatatgtttctggGGGGCAAAAtagagagtgggagaaaataaatgggaaaaagtgACAGTGAGATTATGTGAAACAGCAAATATGCAAGTGGATGAAGACAGCTGAGGAATAATGCAAgaggtatgaaaaaaaaaaagcattaagaaTAGAGCCATGATGATAAACTTAAAAGGAATTGCAGAGCAGAAAGAACATCATaaataatcatattttcaaataagaataCCATATCAGTTTCTGTGACCTGGATAGGGCACAAACCTCCCATGATATTTCCTTAGCATTTTGATGCACACAAAATACAATTTTCAGCTCAGGcactttatttttcaatgtaaacaagctttgggtttttaaaatacaaatcctaaaagtgttttcataaataatacatatattataaaaatttgaCTTGTAAATTTCTAAGTCCATGTCCCCCCAGTATTCATTGTGAAGATTCACCATGTATAGATAGTCTAGTACCTTTTCGGTAGAAATTGACATGCTAAAGCATGAAATGTCTTTTACCAAAGGTAAATAGGATTTTTTGAAGTACAGGGCAAAGAAATATCATAGCCAATTTTGGCCAAACTCCAGGCAAGAAGTGTTATAAGGTAGAACTATATTGTTAATTAGTTTCAAATCTTAAGGTGTTCCTTTAAATCTTGCTAATTAAGAGAAATCAAGAGTGGAAAACAGCCCTTTTCTTATCTTCaaagaataaagatgaaagaaaaacagaaaatgaaacctCTTTACTAGTTCTGTTCTTTAAAACAGAGAACAAGAAAATCTGCGTGTGCTCACAGGAGAAAGACCCAAGTATTtacagagggggaggggaaggaggcgggCAAACAGGCATAATTAGAAgcaagttttcaaattttattaaattcctCCACCAACAAAATGCACTTAGAGGTATTTTAAGTTAAACCAGTACTTAAGGACTATGAAAAGCAAGATGATTACATGTTTGCGGAAGAAGAAAGGGCAATTAAGAAAACCAGGCCAATctaaaataccaaataaataaaggCGACCAGAAGTtgatttaaagtttttcttctgtaatttgtCTCTCCTTTGTCGTGGCACGCTCAGAGAAAGTGAATGCAGTTGatgcagagaaggaagggagagggatggaggaaggCGGGAGCAGTCGCGGAGCCTCGCGCCTCccgctccccctgcccccaccggCCCTGCTCTCCCAGGCTCGCTCTCTCCCGCgcccccagcccccggccccacccctccccgtctccctcctcctcccaccctcctctccagTCTGCCCAGCCCTCGCTTTGGGGACTCCATCAGCGTTTGATTTGGAAGGACGCTGATTGGCTGGAAGCGATTCAACACACGCCGGGCAAGAGAGCTTTGTCTGAGTTGAAGTGAAGTTGTACAGATTTTAGACTGGAGTCAGCAATCACGGGCGTTTAGTCTGCAGCCGAGccgagaaaggaagagagaatcgCTCGGGAAAGATCCATTGCGGACTCCGCCGGCACCCTGCAATAGATGGATTCCGACTACACAAGGGGGAAAACGCGGAGGTGACACTCTCTTTGCCTGCCGAGAGGACGAACGGCCAAACAAATGCAAGGACTGGACTCCATGCCGGTAATATCTGGACGGCGTGACACGGTGTGTATAAAGCAAAAGTTTGCGAGCTGTTAATTGCTGTGCTGTGTTTTTAAGAGACGCTTTCAAGTTTCCGGTACCAAATGTAGCTTAGCTTTAAGTTGCCAAAGGAAGTTGAGGGAATTGGCTTGCTGTTTTAACTTGCTCTGTGAGCGGAATCTCATAAACTGACCTATGTACCAAATGAATGCTAAAATGCACTTTACGTTTGTTTTTGCACTCCTGGTGATGTCTTTCAACTCGGATGTGCTGGGCAAGAATTTGAAATACAGGATTTATGAGGAGCAGAGGGTTGGATCGGTAATTGCAAGACTATCAGAGGATGTGGCTGATGTGTTAGTTAAGCTACCTAATCCTTCTACTGTTCGCTTCCGAGCCATGCAACGAGGAAATTCTCCTCTGCTCGTGGTCAACGAGGATAACGGGGAAATCAGCATAGGAGCAAAAATTGCACCGCGAACAACTATGCCAGAAAAACTTGAACTGTTCCATAGAGTTTGATGTGATCACTCTGCCCACTGAGCATCTGCAGCTTTTCCATATTGAAGTTGAAGTGCTGGATATTAATGACAATTCGCCTCAGTTTTCAAGATCTCTCATACCTATTGAGATTTCAGAAAGCGCGGCAGTGGGAACCCGTATCCCTCTGGACAGTGCATTTGATCCAGATGTTGGGGAAAATTCCCTCCACACGTACTCTCTCTCtgccaatgatttttttaatatcgAGGTTCGAACCAGGACTGATGGAGCAAAGTATGCAGAACTCATAGTGGTCAGAGAGCTGGATCGGGAGCTGAAATCAAGCTATGAGCTTCAGCTCACCGCCTCAGACATGGGGGTGCCTCAGAGGTCTGGCTCATCCATATTAAAAATCAGCATTTCAGACTCTAATGACAACAGCCCTGCTTTTGAGCAGCAGTCTTACATAATACAACTCTTAGAAAACTCCCCCGTTGGCACTTTGCTCCTCGATCTGAATGCCACTGATCCAGATGAGGGCGCTAATGGGAAAATTGTCTATTCCTTCAGCAGTCATGTGTCTCCCAAAATTATAGAGACTTTTAAGATTGATTCAGAAAGAGGACATTTGACTCTCTTCAAGCAGGTGGATTATGAAATCACCAAATCCTATGAGATTGATGTTCAGGCTCAAGATTTGGGTCCAAATTCAATCCCAGCTCATTGCAAAATTATAATTAAGGTTGTGGATGTTAATGACAATAAACCTGAAATTAGCATAAACCTCATGTCccctggaaaagaagaaatttcttatatttttgaagGTGATCCTATTGACACATTTGTTGCCTTGGTCAGGGTTCAGGATAAGGATTCTGGGCTGAATGGAGAAATAGTTTGTAAGCTTCATGGGCATGGTCACTTTAAACTTCAGAAGACTtatgaaaacaattatttaatcTTGACGAATGCCACGCTGGATAGAGAAAAGAGATCTGAATACAGTTTGACTGTAATCGCTGAGGACAAGGGGACACCCAGTCTCTCTACAGTAAAACATTTTACTGTTCAAATCAATGATATAAATGACAATCCACCCCACTTCCAGAGAAGTCGATATGAATTTGCAATCTCAGAGAATAACTCACCCGGGGCATATATCACCACCGTTATAGCCACAGATCCTGATCTTGGAGAAAATGGGCAAGTGACATATACCATTTTGGAGAGTTTTATCCTGGGAAGTTCCATAACTACATATGTAACCATTGACCCATCTAATGGAGCCATCTACGCCCTCAGAATCTTTGACCATGAGGAGGTGAGTCAGATCACTTTTGTGGTTGAAGCAAGAGATGGTGGAAGTCCAAAGCAACTTGTAAGCAATACCACAGTTGTGCTCACCATCATTGATGAAAATGACAATGTCCCTGTGGTTATAGGGCCTGCACTGCGCAACAACACTGCAGAAATCTCCATCCCCAAAGGGGCTGAAAGTGGCTTTCATGTCACAAGAATTAGGGCAATTGACAGAGACTCTGGTGTGAATGCAGAACTCAGCTGCTCCATAGTAGCAGGTAATGAGGAGAATATCTTTGTAATTGATCCACGATCATGTGACATCCATACCAACATAAGCATGGACTCTGTTCCCTACACAGAATGGGAGCTCTCAGTTGTCATCCAGGACAAAGGCAATCCTCAGCTGCATACCAAAGTCCTTCTGAAGTGTGTGATCTTTGAATATGCAGAGTCGGTGACAAGTACAGCAATGACCTCAGTAAGCCAGGCACCCTTGGATGTCTCCATGATTATAATCATTTCCTTAGGAGCAATTTGTGCAGTGTTGTTGGTTATTATGGTGCTGTTTGCAACTAGGTGTAACcgagaaaaaaaagacactagaTCCTACAACTGCAGGGTAGCAGAATCGACGTACCAGCATCACCCCAAGAGACCCTCCAGGCAGATCCACAAAGGAGACATCACGTTGGTGCCTACTGTTAATGGCACCCTGCCCATCAGATCCCATCACAGGTCATCTCCGTCTTCATCGCCTACCCTAGAAAGAGGGCAGATGGGCAGCCGGCAGAGTCACAACAGTCACCAGTCCCTCAACAGTTTGGTGACCATCTCATCAAACCACGTGCCAGAGAATTTCTCATTAGAACTCACCCATGCCACCCCTGCTGTTGAGGTAAGATCACACCCTGCACCTATTCACTGACATACTCAGTTCTTAGTAGTCAGAAGTTGCCTATGCCTTAGTTCTTAAATGTCTCCATTACTAAGTAACAGTGCtaacaaaatggaaattaaataggATGCATGTTACATTatgtatataaagcaaatatacacACCTCAGCATGCTGGTCTTAAGTTgttcataaagaatctgcttgcaagtaCTATGTGTAATGTTGAAAAGTAAATGTGAAGCTAGCAAA includes these proteins:
- the PCDH18 gene encoding LOW QUALITY PROTEIN: protocadherin-18 (The sequence of the model RefSeq protein was modified relative to this genomic sequence to represent the inferred CDS: deleted 1 base in 1 codon), whose protein sequence is MYQMNAKMHFTFVFALLVMSFNSDVLGKNLKYRIYEEQRVGSVIARLSEDVADVLVKLPNPSTVRFRAMQRGNSPLLVVNEDNGEISIGAKIHREQLCQKNLNCSIEFDVITLPTEHLQLFHIEVEVLDINDNSPQFSRSLIPIEISESAAVGTRIPLDSAFDPDVGENSLHTYSLSANDFFNIEVRTRTDGAKYAELIVVRELDRELKSSYELQLTASDMGVPQRSGSSILKISISDSNDNSPAFEQQSYIIQLLENSPVGTLLLDLNATDPDEGANGKIVYSFSSHVSPKIIETFKIDSERGHLTLFKQVDYEITKSYEIDVQAQDLGPNSIPAHCKIIIKVVDVNDNKPEISINLMSPGKEEISYIFEGDPIDTFVALVRVQDKDSGLNGEIVCKLHGHGHFKLQKTYENNYLILTNATLDREKRSEYSLTVIAEDKGTPSLSTVKHFTVQINDINDNPPHFQRSRYEFAISENNSPGAYITTVIATDPDLGENGQVTYTILESFILGSSITTYVTIDPSNGAIYALRIFDHEEVSQITFVVEARDGGSPKQLVSNTTVVLTIIDENDNVPVVIGPALRNNTAEISIPKGAESGFHVTRIRAIDRDSGVNAELSCSIVAGNEENIFVIDPRSCDIHTNISMDSVPYTEWELSVVIQDKGNPQLHTKVLLKCVIFEYAESVTSTAMTSVSQAPLDVSMIIIISLGAICAVLLVIMVLFATRCNREKKDTRSYNCRVAESTYQHHPKRPSRQIHKGDITLVPTVNGTLPIRSHHRSSPSSSPTLERGQMGSRQSHNSHQSLNSLVTISSNHVPENFSLELTHATPAVEQVSQLLSMLHQGQYQPRPSFRGNKYSRSYRYALQDMDKFSLKDSGRGDSEAGDSDYDLGRDSPIDRLLGEGFSDLFLTDGRIPAAMRLCTEECRVLGHSDQCWMPPLPSPSSDYRSNMFIPGEEFPAQPQQQHPHQSLEDDVQPVDSGEKKKSFSTFGKDSPSEEDSGDTSTSSLLSEMSSVFQRLLPPSLDAYSECSEMDRSNSLERRKGPLPAKTVGYPQGVAAWAASTHFQNPTNNSGPPLGTHSSVQPSSKWLPAMEEIPENYEEDDFDNVLNHLNDGKHELMDASELVAEINKLLQDVRQS